The sequence GCAACCAGCCAAGACGCATTTACAGATGAGGACATTAAAGCGTTAAAAGCCGCTATCCCTGCGATAACCCATATTTCTCCAGATAAAACGATTGGCGCTTCAGTCGAATCCGAATTTGATAAACGAACAGCTCTCGCTTTAAGCGGAACTCCTGATATGCAATACACTAACCAAACGATGGATAGTTCTCTCGTTTATGGCCGCTACTTTAATCAAACAGATTATCAAGATGCTAAAAATGTAGCGGTCGTCAGTGAAGACACGGCTAAAGCATTGTTTAATGACCGCACAAACGTGGTCGGCGAGTCATTGCAACTCAGCGGAGATGCCGGCAACAGCATCCGCTTGCAGATTGTTGGAGTTGTCAAAGGAACTTTTGAACAGCTGCAAGGTTCATTTGATTTAAGCCAAATACCGGTATACCTGGCTTTACCTTTAACTACGATGGAAAAATTAAATTCCAGCGTCGTCACTATGGACAGTTTAACCGTTCAAGTAGCCGATAAAGAAGCTATCGAATCAGCTTCCAATCAAATGGTTCGTTTATTGGAAACCAGACATGATGCTCTAGGCAAAGATTACTATACCGCAACCAATTTCTTACAAGCTTTAGATCAAGTCAATTCCGTTTTAAGTTTATTCGTTAACTTTATTGCCGCAGTCGCAGCGATTGCTCTTCTAGTTGGAGGAATCGGTGTCATGAATATTATGTTGGTCTCCGTCACTGAAAGAACACGTGAAATCGGGACCCGTAAAGCACTGGGCGCAACGACTGGAACCATTTTAATGCAATTTTTAATGGAAGCCGTCATTTTAAGTTTGATCGGAGGAATCATTGGTTTGATTCTAGGCATTCTGTTGGCCAACGGGATTGCTGGTGCTTTGAACATTGTACCTAGCGTCACCCTTAGTGCCATTGTCTTAGTACTCGTCTTTTCAACTGCAGTCGGAGTCTTCTTCGGCATTTATCCAGCTCGAAAAGCCGCAAAACTTGATCCTATTGAAGCTCTTCGATACGAATAAAAAACAACAGCAGATATAACAGTGAAAAAATCACTTTATATCTGCTATTGTTTATTACTTCTGTTAAAACATAATCGTTTCTGCCTAGTAAAATCTAAGCTTTCATCACGGCCCCTTGGATTTCTTCTTCTGCTTGTTTAGTTTGTTTGCGATTGAATCGGATCAAGCGCATGGCATTCAGGATAACAATCAATACACTCGCTTCGTGAATAAACATTCCCGAGGCTAAGTGCACATCGCCCATCAGTACTCCTGTTAACAGAAAGAAAACAACTCCCACTGCGATAAAGATATTTTGCTGCATATTGCGGGTCGTAGCTTTTGCTAAAGAATAAGCATGAGAAAATTGCATCAATTTATCTGCCATCAAAACAACATCAGCCGTTTCCATCGAAATATCTGTCCCCCCTTCACCCATCGCTAAACCAATATCGGCGGTGGCAATAGCTGGAGCATCATTGATTCCATCGCCTGCCATAGCAACGACATGGCCGCTTTCTTTCAACCTTTTTACATATTCAACTTTGTTTTCTGGAAGAAGTTCTGCATAAAATTCGTCGATCCCTAATTCAGCAGCTACAGCTTCAGCCGTGTGTTCGTTGTCTCCCGTCAGCATCACAATTTTTTTGACGCCGTTTCCTCTCATTTGTGCCAATGCCGTTTTTGCATCTTCTCGGATTTGGTCAGCGATAGAAATCACTCCAGCGATTTCACCATCTATTGCACTAAAGATAGCCGAGTTTCCAGCCTTTTCACGGCCAACAGCATAGTTTTCGATTTGTCCTGGCAAGTTGATTCGTTCAGCCAGCATCAATTTGCGATTTCCGGCAACCAATCGTTGGTGATTCACGACAGCTTTTATGCCATTGCCTTTGATCGCTTCTCCTTCTTGCAACTCAATAGACGTTAGATCCATTCCTTGTGCTTTTGCTTCTTTGACAATCGTTTGACCTAGGTGGTGTTCCGAGATCGTTTCAGCTTTGGCTGCTAAGCCTAAAAGTGTTTGCAAATTGTAGTTGTTAAAAGTTCGAATATCGGTTACCTCTGGCTTGCCTTTCGTCAACGTTCCGGTTTTATCAAAAACGAGTGTATCGACTTTAGCAAATTTATCCATGATCTCTCCACCTTTGATCAACACGCCGTTTTTTGCGCCATTTCCGATTCCCGCTACATTAGAAACAGGAGCTCCGAGAACAAGTGCGCCAGGACAAGCAATCACTAAAAAGGTGATCGCCAAATACAAGTCGCGTGTGACAGCATAGATCAAGATAGATAAAACCACTACAGCGGGAGTATACACATTTGCAAATCGGTCCAAGAACTTTTCGGCTTTAGATTTCGTCTCTTGGGCTTCTTCTACTAATTCAATGATTTTAGCAAACGTCGTGTCGTCTCCCACTCTTTCAGCAATGATTTCAATATACCCATTATCCAAAATGGTTCCGCTAAAGACTTTATCGTTGATCGTTTTAAAAGCCGGCACCGATTCGCCTGTGATAGCGGCCTCGTTAATAGAGGCTTTTCCAGAGATGATTACACCATCAACCGGAACTTTTCCGCCGGGACGAATAATGACTCGGTTGCCTTTCTCGACCTCTTCCACCGGAATCGTCTCCGTTTTCCCTTCTGCTTTTAGAATCGTTGCTTCTTGAGGTGCCATGTCTACTAACTCTCTCAAAGAAGAACGAGTTTTTTCCAGCGTTCTCATTTCCAGATAATCTCCTAGTAAGAACAAAAATGTAACAATCGATGATTCTGTGTATTCACCAATATACACAGCCCCGAGAACGGCAATACTAACGAGAAGATCGATACTGAAAGCTTTCATCCTCAAAGATTGGATAGCTTTAATAAAGATAGGGGTGCTGGCAATAATAGTCGCACTGATCAAAGCGATATCTTGCAGGTTTTCGCTCCCTATAAAACCAGAAGCAAAACCGATCGCAATCAAAATTCCTGATAAAACAGTAATAAGATTTTTATGTTTAGTTATATAAGCAACCACATTCGTTTCCTTCTTTTTCTTAATTTCTCATTTCTTTCTTTTACATTCTTATCTTATCGCGGCTTGGGTCATTTGGAATTGACCGCCATCAAGTTAAGGAAATTTTTCTACTGTCACTTTAAATTCTTCTTACTTGGTTTCGATTAGGTTTTCTTTTATTTGCAATCAACACATACAATCGCAAATAAAAAAGCTGAAGGTTCTCTTTTAAAAAGGAGAACCCTCAGCTTTTTGCTGTTTATTTTATTACATATCCGACTTAACGATTGCTTCATCATCATTGAACACTGCCGCATCAAAACGATTGATTCGTTTTGATGAGATGATTCCAGCTAAGATGCTATCATTTACATTCAGCATAGTCCGAGCCATATCGATGACTGGTTCAACTGAAATAACTAAACCAACAATAGCTACTGGCAAGTCTAAAGCGCCTAAAACGATTAAAGCAGCAAATGTAGCACCGCCGCCGACTCCGGCAACCCCAAACGAACTAATGGTCACAACAGCCACAATCGTCAAGATATAGGTTGGGCTGAAAAGATCAATGCCCATCGTTGGGGCAACGATTGCCGCCAACATGGCAGGGTAAACTCCTGCACAACCATTTTGTCCGATCGACATGCCAAATGTACCAGAAAAGTTTGCAGAAGCATCGTCAACTCCTAAAGCTTTTGTTTGCGTTTCGATATTCAACGGCAACGCACCGGCACTTGAACGTGAAGTAAAGGCAAAGCTTAAGACCGTCCAAGTTTTCTTCAAGTATTGGATTGGACTTACTTTCACGCCTAGTAAAATCAACATATGGATCAGGAACATCACAATAATGGCCGCATAAGAAGCAATTACAAATTTTCCTAGATTCAATAAAGCATTAAAGTCACTTGTTGCTAAAGCTTTTGTCATTAACGCAAAAACTCCGTATGGTGTTAATCTTAATACCAGTGTTACGATCCGCATGACGATTGCATATAAGCTTTTAATGATTTTTTCAAAAAAAGCGCCATTTTCCGGATCTTTTTTATTTACTCCTAGATAAGCAACTCCTACGAAAGCTGAAAAGATCACAACTGCAATGGTACTTGTTGAACGAGAATTGGATAAGTCCGCAAAGACATTCGATGGAATGAAGTTCACTACTTGTTCTGGAATAGACAAGTCCGCTACTGCTTCTTGACGCTCGTCCAATGCTGCGATCTGTGCCGTTTCAGCATCTCCTTGTACAAATTCTGCTCCGTCCAAATTAAAAAGCATCACGCTCGAAATCCCGACTAATGCTGCAATAGCAGTCGTCGCTAACAATGTAGTTAAAACCGTGATACTGATTTTCCCCAAATCTTTGGTGCCTTCAATTTTCGTGAATGCTCCTACGATTGAAACAAAAATCAGCGGCATGATCAGCATTTGTAAAAAGCGCACATACCCTGTTCCGACTATATTGATCCACTCAATAGCTCCTGTTGTAACATCTCCTGTTGCTCCAAAAAGCAATTGAAGCAAAGCTCCAAATACGATCCCAGAACCCAAAGCGATAAAAACACGTGTTGAAAATTTAACATGTTTCTTTTGCAAACGCCAAAAACTGTAAATGACAGCCGCAAATAAAAGTAGTGCAATAATAATATAAAGATTTGTCATGATGATCCTCCCTTTATTTTGCTCTCCTATGACAGGGAAAGCGAGTGTATCATAAGATTAAAGGTCTCAGACCGCTGCTTTTTCCTAACAACGGCCCTAAAAATGAGGAAAAGCTAGTCAATTTTAGTGATTCCTCATTTTACTTTATTTTTGTAAGAAGTTCAATAGAAATGATTGGTCCTTGCAAGCATGAAAATAAAAAGAGTTTTGCTTAGGCCCAGTAAGCCATCAGCAAAACTCTCTTTTTTCATCAATTTGTAAGGATCAGCCTTTTTTGTGAACAGCACGCAATCCTATTTTGATAATTTCTACTATTGGAATGATGGAAAATGAAGCGCCCAATACCAGCAACCATTGTTGTAAGTCCAAATGGCTAACTTTAAAGGCATCGTTTAGACCTGGTACCAGCACTACAACTGCCAGCAATGCTCCAGAAACAAGAATCGCTAAATTAAACATTTTATTTTTGAAAAATCCGACTGTGAAAAGAGATTTCTCAACGGATTTAACGTTAAAGGCATGGAACAACTGCAGCAAGCCTAGTGTAATAAAAGCCATCGTCAAAGCATCGCTATGAATCAGTTCGTTGTTTCCAACGTGTACAGGGTTATGCGTTGCCCACCAGTAAACGAACAACGTGATTCCACCTTCCAGAATCCCTTGATAAATGATACTGCTCAGTACACCATTTGAAAAGAACGTCGCTTTTTTGCCGCGTGGCGGTTGCTTCATACTGTCTGCTTCTGCCGGCTCTAATCCCAAAGCAATTGCCGGGAAAGTGTCTGTTACTAAGTTGATCCATAAAATATGGACAGGAGCTAAAATACTCCAGCCAAGAAGTGTCGCAATGAACAGTGTCAATACTTCGCCTAAATTCGCAGATAATAGATATTGGATCGATTTTTGGATGTTCGAGAAGACTTTCCGTCCTTCTTCCACGGCTACAACAATTGTTGAAAAGTTATCATCGGCTAAAACCATGTCACTGGCGCCTTTAGATACTTCTGTTCCCGTTATCCCCATACCAATTCCGATATCTGCTGTTTTCAATGCAGGTGCATCATTAACACCATCACCAGTCATGGCAACGATTTTCCCTGCTTTTTGCCATGCTTTAACGATCCGTACTTTGTGTTGCGGAGATACTCGAGCATAAACTGAATAATCTTTTACTCTAGTAGCAAAATCGGCATCGCTGATTTCATCTAATTCAGCTCCTGTGATAACACCGTCTTTTTGCTGCTCTTCTAAAATTCCTAATCTCTTCGCAATAGCTTCGGCCGTATCGCGGTGATCTCCGGTGATCATGATCGGCCGGATTCCAGCTTCGCGTGCCACGCGAACAGCATCTTTCGCTTCTTCACGTTCTGGATCAATCATTCCCGTCATACCAGCATATACCAACTCTTGTTCCAATCCTGCTGAACTGATGTCCGTCGGCATGTTATCGACTACTTTGTAAGCCATCGACAATACGCGCAATGCTTGTGTCGCTAAATCATGATTCATATCCAAAATGGCTTGTTTTGTTTCTTCATCTAATGGCTCAATTGTGCCATTTCGGTCAATTTGCGTACACCGTTTTAACAATTCATCAGGAGCGCCTTTGGCAGCTATCAAAAATTTTCCGTCTTCTTGTTTGTGAACAGTAGACATCAATTTCCGCTCAGAATCAAAAGGAACTTCTGCCACTCGAGGTTCTTTTTTGAGCGCTGCAACAACATCTACTCCTTTATTAAGTGCAAATTGGATCAAAGCCGTCTCTGTTGGATCTCCGATCAATGTTCCATCTCCAGAGATTTGAGTATCATTTGCGTAAACCATTGACCGTAAGACAGGCGTTTGCATATCTATCGGTTCTTCATTATCTTGGATCTGCCCATTGAAATACATCTTTTCAACAGTCATTTTATTCATTGTGAGCGTTCCAGTTTTATCAGAACAAATGATATCGGTACTGCCCAGCGTTTCAACTGCTGGTAATTTACGTACCAAAGCTTTTCGTTTTGCCATTTTCTGTGTACCTAAAGCTAATATAATGGTTACAATAGCTGGCAACCCTTCCGGAATAGCGGCAACCGCTAAAGAGATAGACGTCAGCAGCATATCTAACCACTCTCGGCCATTCAACATTCCGACTACAAACATTACAACAGCAATGACCAAAATAGCCACTGTTAAATATTTTCCTAAACGATTCAAATTATTTTGCAAGGGCGTCATGGTCTCTTCCGTTGAAGCCAGCATCTCTGCGATGTGCCCTACTTCTGTGCTCATTCCGGTTCCAACGACGATCCCTTCGCCACGACCATACGTAACATTGCTGTTCATAAAGGCCATATTCGTTCGATCGCCAATCCCTGCTTTGACGTCTTCAAGGATCGTAAGTTCTTTATCAACTGGAACAGATTCTCCGGTCAGTCCTGCTTCTTCTATCTGCAACGAAGCAATTTCAATCAACCGCAAATCAGCCGGAACAATATTCCCAGCTTCTA is a genomic window of Carnobacterium sp. CP1 containing:
- a CDS encoding heavy metal translocating P-type ATPase, translating into MVAYITKHKNLITVLSGILIAIGFASGFIGSENLQDIALISATIIASTPIFIKAIQSLRMKAFSIDLLVSIAVLGAVYIGEYTESSIVTFLFLLGDYLEMRTLEKTRSSLRELVDMAPQEATILKAEGKTETIPVEEVEKGNRVIIRPGGKVPVDGVIISGKASINEAAITGESVPAFKTINDKVFSGTILDNGYIEIIAERVGDDTTFAKIIELVEEAQETKSKAEKFLDRFANVYTPAVVVLSILIYAVTRDLYLAITFLVIACPGALVLGAPVSNVAGIGNGAKNGVLIKGGEIMDKFAKVDTLVFDKTGTLTKGKPEVTDIRTFNNYNLQTLLGLAAKAETISEHHLGQTIVKEAKAQGMDLTSIELQEGEAIKGNGIKAVVNHQRLVAGNRKLMLAERINLPGQIENYAVGREKAGNSAIFSAIDGEIAGVISIADQIREDAKTALAQMRGNGVKKIVMLTGDNEHTAEAVAAELGIDEFYAELLPENKVEYVKRLKESGHVVAMAGDGINDAPAIATADIGLAMGEGGTDISMETADVVLMADKLMQFSHAYSLAKATTRNMQQNIFIAVGVVFFLLTGVLMGDVHLASGMFIHEASVLIVILNAMRLIRFNRKQTKQAEEEIQGAVMKA
- a CDS encoding ABC transporter permease — translated: MNIKENFKMAIDSIFANKMRSFLTMLGIIIGIAAVIAILAVGNGATSEITGTFDDLGASTISVTLSEEATSQDAFTDEDIKALKAAIPAITHISPDKTIGASVESEFDKRTALALSGTPDMQYTNQTMDSSLVYGRYFNQTDYQDAKNVAVVSEDTAKALFNDRTNVVGESLQLSGDAGNSIRLQIVGVVKGTFEQLQGSFDLSQIPVYLALPLTTMEKLNSSVVTMDSLTVQVADKEAIESASNQMVRLLETRHDALGKDYYTATNFLQALDQVNSVLSLFVNFIAAVAAIALLVGGIGVMNIMLVSVTERTREIGTRKALGATTGTILMQFLMEAVILSLIGGIIGLILGILLANGIAGALNIVPSVTLSAIVLVLVFSTAVGVFFGIYPARKAAKLDPIEALRYE
- a CDS encoding L-cystine transporter: MTNLYIIIALLLFAAVIYSFWRLQKKHVKFSTRVFIALGSGIVFGALLQLLFGATGDVTTGAIEWINIVGTGYVRFLQMLIMPLIFVSIVGAFTKIEGTKDLGKISITVLTTLLATTAIAALVGISSVMLFNLDGAEFVQGDAETAQIAALDERQEAVADLSIPEQVVNFIPSNVFADLSNSRSTSTIAVVIFSAFVGVAYLGVNKKDPENGAFFEKIIKSLYAIVMRIVTLVLRLTPYGVFALMTKALATSDFNALLNLGKFVIASYAAIIVMFLIHMLILLGVKVSPIQYLKKTWTVLSFAFTSRSSAGALPLNIETQTKALGVDDASANFSGTFGMSIGQNGCAGVYPAMLAAIVAPTMGIDLFSPTYILTIVAVVTISSFGVAGVGGGATFAALIVLGALDLPVAIVGLVISVEPVIDMARTMLNVNDSILAGIISSKRINRFDAAVFNDDEAIVKSDM
- a CDS encoding cation-translocating P-type ATPase, producing MDNEKKEQVKEPFFTQDEAAVLKQMQTSEEGLTSQEAEKRIAEYGPNQLDEGKTKSLLMKFLDQFKDFMIIVLLVAAVVSGVFGDISDAVIILVVVILNAVLGVVQEAKAEEAINALREMSSPEAKVRRDGTVVSLKSDQLVPGDIVLLEAGNIVPADLRLIEIASLQIEEAGLTGESVPVDKELTILEDVKAGIGDRTNMAFMNSNVTYGRGEGIVVGTGMSTEVGHIAEMLASTEETMTPLQNNLNRLGKYLTVAILVIAVVMFVVGMLNGREWLDMLLTSISLAVAAIPEGLPAIVTIILALGTQKMAKRKALVRKLPAVETLGSTDIICSDKTGTLTMNKMTVEKMYFNGQIQDNEEPIDMQTPVLRSMVYANDTQISGDGTLIGDPTETALIQFALNKGVDVVAALKKEPRVAEVPFDSERKLMSTVHKQEDGKFLIAAKGAPDELLKRCTQIDRNGTIEPLDEETKQAILDMNHDLATQALRVLSMAYKVVDNMPTDISSAGLEQELVYAGMTGMIDPEREEAKDAVRVAREAGIRPIMITGDHRDTAEAIAKRLGILEEQQKDGVITGAELDEISDADFATRVKDYSVYARVSPQHKVRIVKAWQKAGKIVAMTGDGVNDAPALKTADIGIGMGITGTEVSKGASDMVLADDNFSTIVVAVEEGRKVFSNIQKSIQYLLSANLGEVLTLFIATLLGWSILAPVHILWINLVTDTFPAIALGLEPAEADSMKQPPRGKKATFFSNGVLSSIIYQGILEGGITLFVYWWATHNPVHVGNNELIHSDALTMAFITLGLLQLFHAFNVKSVEKSLFTVGFFKNKMFNLAILVSGALLAVVVLVPGLNDAFKVSHLDLQQWLLVLGASFSIIPIVEIIKIGLRAVHKKG